The Tardibacter chloracetimidivorans DNA window ACTCCGGCTTTAGAGCAGCACGGTGCTGGCACGCCTGGGCTGAGTGGCACCCGCCGGCAACCGGCGACGAGCTCGGGGAACGCCATACCGGAGGAAATTGCGATGCGGGAAATGACCGAGGCCGAGCTTTCAGGCGCGGCAGAGATCACGGACGACATGCTGGTTCTGGGTGACCTGGCCGAACTGCCGCCGCCGGGCGACGAGGCTGCCGCAATCGCCTTCGTGACGGCGATGGTCGAGCGGGCAGTTTTACCACCGACCGGATCGGCATCCACGTCCCTCATGCAGGAAAGGGCAGCCCATGTCCGCTGAGAAACCCGAGAGTTCGCGGGGCGCTAGGAAGCGCAGCAATGCCATTTCAATCGGTGAGGCATCGCCATCGGGCCGTTCCGAAAAACACGGCCCTGATGCTCCCGAACCCCTGGGAAAGAAGGAAAAGGGGCAGCGGCCGCCCCGATCGGTCTCGACCGGCGACATGCCGGAGACGCTGCAAAAACGCTACTTCTCATCGACCAGCAAATGGTCAGGCGAGCCTGCCTACTTTACGACGGCTCAGGCCAAGGAGCCTGCATTTCGGGACCAAGGGAGGCGCCTTGTCACTTCGAGTGACAGTGAGGAGGTCGTGCGTGATCTCGTCGCGATCGCCCGGCATCGTGGGTGGACGAATGTTCACCTTACTGGCAGCGAGGCCTTTCGCCGGGCAGCATGGCTGGAGGCCAACCGCCAAGGGCTCGACGTGCGAGGATATCGGCCGAACGAGCGCGATCTGCAGGAGCTGGATCGCCTCAAGCTTGGCAATGACCGCAACAGCATCGCGCCGGCGGCCGTTCCGTCAGTCACCCGGGAGTCCGGCCGAGATCAGTCCCAAGCTCACGAGCGCTCGGCTCGATCCCGAGCTGCGGCGTCCGTGGGCAGAAACGAGCGAGCCGCGCAAAGTCAGTTGCGGGTGATCGAAGCGGTAGTGCGAACCGCACTGTTCGACAATCCCGAAGCGATCTCGCGCGTGATGAAGGTCGCGACCACCACACTGCAAAACCACGTTGACCGAGGTGATCAAATTCGTCCTGCCCTGCTCAGGGCAGGGCGCAACAGGAAGGGTCTGGACGTTGCGCCCAACCGAAACGAATCCTCGAGAGTCCATCCACCTGTGCAGCGATCTCGCAGCCGGTAGCGCAGTTTGCCCCGTTTACGGCTGTCGGAGGACCAATCATTCACCGATTGATAAATTTCTGTTTCATATTTTCATGAAACTCTGATTTATTGTTTTCATGAAACAAGTTGAGGCTCGCAGCGATGCCGATGACGAGCATCTTCAAATCCAGGTCCCAGGGGTGACCAAGCGCGATCTTGGTCAGCGAGCGCTCGACGCTCGCGAACCCATCCGCATGATCGTGCTGCGCGCGCTCGAGGCCTACGGCGTAAATGTGCCGCCTGAGGCAATCTCCGACCGTCGGAAGCGCAACTAATGTCAGGCGAGTTCGAGGCGCTGACGATCGACGACTACGCCAACCAGGCTGCCCGGACGGACCAGCGTAGCGGGAAGAGCGCTCTGGGTTTCTCGATGCTCGGATTGTTCGGCGAAGCGGGCAGTCTTCTGAGCGAGGCGAAGAAGAAACAACGCGATGCTGCCTCTTACCTCGGATATGCCGATGCCGTTGCCGAGGAGCTCGGCGACGTTCTTTGGTATTTGGCGGCCGTCGCGCGCCGCAGCGCACTGGCGCTAAGCGACATCGCGGCAAATGCCGCGAGGGGCGACGACGAGTGGCGGGCTGGAAACAACGGTGCCTTGAGCTTCCATGCGCTCCAGCCAGCCCACATTCCGCTAGCCAAGGCGCCCATGCCGCAGTTCGAGCACACGCTGCTCGCGCTCGCCGGCGAGGTCGGCGTCCTCGTCAATAGCTTCCAGTTGGGGACGTTGACGCGAGACAAGGCGATGCTCGCTCGCCAACTCGTGGCGGTCATGCGCAGGCTAATCCAGGCCGCCAACGATTCCGGGGTCACGATCGAGGCGGCCGCCGTCAAAAACCTACATAAGATCTTTGACCGCTGGCCCCGCGAGAAAGTTTATCCGGCTCCGTTCGATGCCATGATGGACCCCGAAGAGCATCTCCCACGGCGGATGACGATCGACGTCTATGAGCGCAAGGTTCGCGGACAGACCTTCGTCTATCAACGATCGAGTGGCGTCTACGTCGGTGATCGGCTCACCGACAATGCGGTTGAACCCGACGATTATCGCTTCCACGACGTCTTTCACTATGCGCATGTCGCGGTCCTGGGCTGGTCGCCCGTCATCCGCGCATTGCTGCGCTTGAAGCGCAAGAGCGACCCGAAGCTCGATGATGCGGAGGATGGTGCGCGGGCGATCCTGATCGAGGAAGGCGTCACCTCGTGGATTTTCGGCCAGGCCCAGCAGCTTCGCTACTTCGACAAGGTAAAATCAGGCGGGCTGCCGCTGGACATGCTCAAGCATGTCCGCCAGTTCGTCGTCGGTTACGAATCCGAACGCTGTCCGCTGTGGCTCTGGGAGGAAGCGATCCTCCAGGGCTACGCGGCCTTCCGCTTCCTCCAGAAACACCGGCGCGGTCGCGTCACGATCGACTTCGCCCATCGTCGCCTGCTTATCAAGGAACTGCCGTCATGACCCCC harbors:
- a CDS encoding nucleoside triphosphate pyrophosphohydrolase family protein; the protein is MSGEFEALTIDDYANQAARTDQRSGKSALGFSMLGLFGEAGSLLSEAKKKQRDAASYLGYADAVAEELGDVLWYLAAVARRSALALSDIAANAARGDDEWRAGNNGALSFHALQPAHIPLAKAPMPQFEHTLLALAGEVGVLVNSFQLGTLTRDKAMLARQLVAVMRRLIQAANDSGVTIEAAAVKNLHKIFDRWPREKVYPAPFDAMMDPEEHLPRRMTIDVYERKVRGQTFVYQRSSGVYVGDRLTDNAVEPDDYRFHDVFHYAHVAVLGWSPVIRALLRLKRKSDPKLDDAEDGARAILIEEGVTSWIFGQAQQLRYFDKVKSGGLPLDMLKHVRQFVVGYESERCPLWLWEEAILQGYAAFRFLQKHRRGRVTIDFAHRRLLIKELPS
- a CDS encoding LPD7 domain-containing protein is translated as MPETLQKRYFSSTSKWSGEPAYFTTAQAKEPAFRDQGRRLVTSSDSEEVVRDLVAIARHRGWTNVHLTGSEAFRRAAWLEANRQGLDVRGYRPNERDLQELDRLKLGNDRNSIAPAAVPSVTRESGRDQSQAHERSARSRAAASVGRNERAAQSQLRVIEAVVRTALFDNPEAISRVMKVATTTLQNHVDRGDQIRPALLRAGRNRKGLDVAPNRNESSRVHPPVQRSRSR